From Chlamydiales bacterium, the proteins below share one genomic window:
- a CDS encoding branched-chain amino acid transport system II carrier protein yields MQLTRKKPSIWIIGFAIFSMFFGAGNIIFPLSLGSYAQDGHLFAVSGLLITSIIVPFGGLFTMMLYEGNYTEFFARLGPKIGFLLAFFILLIMGPVGALPRCITTSYATTSLILPNLSIITFSLISCILIFLFTLKSQNTIKLIGLVLTPLLLLSLSTIIVKGLYQGETPGISPHSPSSLFLYGLITGYNTMDLIACFFFSSIVLLSLKRKQDPESHIHVKKALPLLVKAILLGGGLLAIIYVGFALVSASYSSLLREVSQDQFLATIAYHILGGSTSAIVAIAVFFTCLTTEIALAIVFTQFIRRYFFQNKVSYPICLLLTLLVAFLISTLRFEGISNFLVPILQICYPSLITLTALNLCYKLWDFKPVKIPVLIVFIATLISFIFM; encoded by the coding sequence ATGCAACTAACCCGCAAAAAACCTTCTATTTGGATCATTGGGTTCGCCATATTCTCAATGTTCTTTGGTGCCGGCAATATTATTTTCCCCTTATCCCTTGGATCCTACGCCCAGGATGGTCATCTTTTTGCGGTCAGTGGCCTTCTAATTACTTCTATTATTGTGCCCTTTGGGGGCCTTTTTACAATGATGCTTTATGAGGGAAATTATACAGAATTTTTTGCACGTCTGGGTCCCAAAATCGGATTTCTTTTGGCCTTCTTTATACTGCTTATCATGGGGCCAGTAGGTGCGCTTCCTCGCTGTATTACAACTTCTTATGCTACCACCAGTTTAATACTACCTAACTTATCCATTATTACTTTTAGCTTAATATCCTGTATTTTAATCTTTCTCTTTACACTAAAAAGTCAAAATACAATCAAGCTTATAGGACTTGTTCTTACGCCCTTGCTCCTCTTATCTCTCAGTACTATTATCGTAAAAGGCCTCTATCAAGGAGAAACACCAGGAATAAGCCCTCACTCTCCTAGCTCTCTTTTCTTATACGGCCTAATCACTGGATATAATACAATGGACTTAATCGCCTGTTTCTTTTTCTCTTCCATTGTTCTTCTATCATTAAAAAGAAAGCAAGATCCAGAAAGCCATATACATGTTAAAAAAGCACTTCCCCTCCTAGTAAAAGCAATTTTACTTGGTGGAGGTCTTTTAGCAATCATCTATGTAGGATTTGCTCTGGTATCTGCAAGCTACTCCAGCTTACTTCGAGAAGTATCTCAAGACCAATTCCTTGCAACGATTGCTTATCATATTCTTGGAGGATCCACATCTGCAATTGTTGCCATTGCCGTCTTCTTTACATGCCTTACAACAGAAATTGCACTTGCTATTGTTTTTACACAATTTATCCGCCGCTACTTTTTTCAAAATAAAGTAAGTTATCCCATATGTCTTTTACTTACACTACTCGTAGCCTTTCTTATTTCAACACTGCGATTTGAGGGTATTTCTAACTTTTTAGTTCCCATTCTTCAGATTTGTTATCCCTCATTAATTACATTAACAGCACTTAATCTCTGTTACAAATTGTGGGACTTTAAGCCAGTAAAAATTCCTGTTCTCATCGTATTTATTGCAACACTCATCAGCTTCATTTTTATGTAA
- a CDS encoding ComF family protein: MLTQILDSFLSVIYPKFCAACLKNFNDPSLHLCQACQKNLTFLNTKEYCTTCFSIKELPICPVCKITPSYFTALAAVFDYEGPAGFLIKKFKYEGVFRLAASFGSFMTLQFLNLNWPLPDIIVPVPQPFNRYLERGYNHSFLLAKMLSKQIHVPCKELLRKSMKDLPQAALNLEQRKNNAHQSIKLKKHGSVEDKIVLLIDDVMTTRTTLNASANALLGSNPKELYGLTLCKTNL; the protein is encoded by the coding sequence ATGCTTACACAGATTTTAGATAGCTTTTTAAGTGTAATCTATCCAAAGTTCTGTGCTGCTTGCTTAAAAAATTTTAATGATCCATCCCTACACCTATGCCAAGCATGCCAAAAAAATCTTACATTTCTCAACACTAAAGAATATTGCACTACTTGCTTTTCAATAAAAGAATTACCTATTTGCCCTGTCTGCAAAATAACGCCCTCTTACTTTACAGCTCTTGCAGCTGTTTTTGATTATGAGGGACCTGCAGGCTTTCTCATTAAAAAATTCAAATACGAGGGTGTATTCAGGCTTGCAGCTAGCTTTGGAAGCTTCATGACTTTACAATTTTTAAATTTAAACTGGCCCCTCCCTGACATCATTGTTCCTGTACCACAACCCTTTAACAGGTACCTTGAGCGTGGCTACAACCACAGCTTTTTGCTTGCAAAAATGCTCTCTAAACAGATCCATGTTCCCTGTAAAGAACTTTTACGTAAAAGCATGAAAGACTTGCCTCAAGCAGCGCTCAATTTAGAACAGCGAAAAAACAACGCCCATCAATCCATAAAACTTAAAAAACATGGCTCCGTTGAAGATAAAATTGTGTTACTCATAGATGATGTAATGACCACAAGAACAACTCTTAATGCATCAGCTAATGCACTTCTTGGGAGCAATCCTAAGGAACTTTATGGCCTTACCCTCTGCAAAACCAATCTCTAA